The window CCTGCGCCAGTACGACGAGGAGGAGGTCAGGGCCGTCTGGGAGCGCCTGTGCGCCCGCCTCGCGCCGGCCACGCCCTCGTCATCGGGGGGCCTGCTCGTCGAGGGCACCTGCGACGAGATCGGCCGCCGCCACGTCTGGGTCGCGCTCGGCCCGGAGGGCCCCCGCACGGTCACCTTCGCCACCCGCCTCGGCTCCCTGGACCGCCCCTCCGACCTCGCCGAACGCCTCCCCAAGGCCCTCATCCACCGCAATGTCCCCGGCGAACCGGTGCACGCCTTCCTCCGCGACTTCGACCGCGCCTGGGCCGCCGCGGCCCCCTACGCCTCGTACGGGGCCCGCCAGCGCTGGATCCGCACCGCTCGCACCCTCGGCGCGGACTGGCCGGTTCGGGACGGGGTGAGGCGATGGCGGCAGGGCGAAGTCACGGTGGCGTGGGAGGCGTTGGCGCCGAGGGTGTGAGCGGGCATCCCGACCCCATCCGCACCGATTACACAGAGCGATTTTTCGTGACAGACGGGAACGATCGCCTCGGGCCGATCGTCACACGGACGGGAGCAACGCTCTCCCCGACTCGTGAGTCACACAGATGCGAGCGGAAGCGGGCGAGCGGAAGAGCGCACAGAGAGGAGGGGCGGGGAAGGCAGGGCGGACAGGGCAGGGCGTGCAGGGGGCGGACGCGGAGCAGCAAGGGGGAGCCAGGGACGGAGAGTTCGTGGTCGCTCACCCCTGTTGGATCACGCGACGCCGTGACACGATCACCGAGCACCGGCAAGTTACTGACGGTTAACCAGTTCTTTTTCCAAGTGGGGTTGGGGGCAAGAGGTATGGGAGCCGGCAGGCGCAGCCTGACCATGGCGGCCGTGGCCGTGGTCTGCGCGATGACCGTGCTGGGCGCACCGGTCAACGCGTACGCGAGCCAGACGAAACCGACCGAGCCGACCCCGGGTCCGGCCCCGTCGCCGTCGAACACCGCGGGCGGTTCCGGCACTCCGGAGACGTACCCGACTCCCGTGACGAACGAGGAGTTGGAGGCCGTACGCACGAAGCTGGAAGGTCTCTACCACGACGTGGCGGTCGCCACGGACGCGTACAACGCGGCCGAGGAGAAGGCCGACAAGCAGTCCGAGGAGCTCGTCGATCTGGCCCACGAGGTCGACAAGGGCCACGCGAAGCTGGACAAGTTGCAGGATCTCATCGGCGCCGCGGCCCGCGCCCAGTACCGCGGCGGCGGCCTCCCGCCCGAGGTGCAGCTGTGGCTGACGGAGAACCCCCAGGACTTCCTGGAGGGTGCGGACCGTCTGCGCCAGGGCCAGCTCGCGACCAAGGGTCTGCTCGCGGAGATGACCCGGACCCAGGAGGACTTGGAGCAGTACGCCAAGGACGCCTCCGCGCGCTGGAAGAAGCTGGAGACCAACCGCAAGGCCAAGGAGAAGGCCAAGAAGAAGATCAAGAAGCAGATCGCCGCCGCCGAGGAGCTGGAAGGCCAGCTGGAGGACGACGAGCGTGAGCGGCTGGTGCAGTTGGAGGAGGCCGCCGCGGAGAAGTCACAGGCCACGTGGCTGGACTCCGGCATCCTGGACGAGATCAACGGCAAGGCGTCGCCGCAGGGCAAGCAGGCCGTGAAGTTCGCGACGGACCAGATAGGCAAGTGGTACGAGTGGGGCGCCGAGGGCCCCGACACCTACGACTGCTCCGGTCTCACCAGCAAGGCCTGGGCCGCCGCCGGCCTGACCATCCCCCGCACCTCCCAGGAGCAGTGGCGTCTGCTCAAGCACATCGACATCCAGGACATGCGCCCCGGCGACCTCATCATCTATAACGCCGACGCCAGCCATGTCGCCATGTACCTGGGCAACGGCTCCATAGTCCACGCCCCCCGCCCGAACCGTAAGGTGTCGATCGCCGGGGCAGGGACGATGCAGATCCTGGGAGTCGTACGACCGGACGCGTGAGCGGGTCGCCTGCGGCGGGGCGATCCCGGTGCCGGTGCCGACGGCGATGCGGGTGCCGGTCGGCAGCGGCAGCGGCAGCGGCAGCGGCAGCGGCAGCGGCAGCGGCAGCGGCAGCGGCAGCGGCAGCGGCAGCGGCAGGTGAAACGTCGCCCCTGCCGGGCGGGTGCGCCTGACGCGTGAGTGATTCCCGTACCGGGTGGCCGGTGGGGCGGGCGGCTGCGTGGCGACGCGCACCAAGCCGTTGGCCGCACGGCCACCGGGCAGGCGGCAGGCGGCAGGCGGCAGGCGGCAGGCGGCGCACGACCCGCGGGGGCTGGCCAGTGGGCGCCGACCGCGCCCCCGCCGTTCACGTGACCCAGCCCACGTGACTCGCACCACCTTTCCCGACCCGGCTCAACCTCCGCCGCGTGACATACGTCATCCCAGGAGAAAGCCCTGCCATGTCCAAGTGCGGTACATGATGCGGCATATGACTCCGGCCGTTTGCCGCCCGGCGTCCCGCCGAGCATTCCGTTGCGGCGGCGCCTGACGCTATGGTCCCCGTCGGTGGGTCGAGGTCCCTCGCCCCACCGTGCCCTCGGGGGGAGGGAAGGAACCCAAACACGATGCCCGTACCCGTACCGCGGCAGAGAGCGATCCCGGCCGTGGAGAGTGGTCAGGCGCACGCCGTGTCCGCATCCAGCGGACCGTCCGGAGAGGGGGCGGCCATGAACGCCTCGGCCCTGGCCCCTGCAGACAATTCGAAGACGCCCGGCCCCACCGGCGACCGCGCCACGGGCCCGGCCGGCCTGCCCGGCCCCGCCGCACAGCCCGGCGGACCCACCAACCTCACGGTCCTCCTCATCGAGGACGACCCGGCGGGTTCCCTCAACGTGCCCGAGCTGCTCGACTCCACGGGCAAGCCGATCCGCGTCCGCACCGCCCGCAACCTCACCGAGGCCCAGCGGCTGCTGACCGACGACGTCAACTGCATCCTCCTGGACCTGGCACTCCCGGCCCCGGCCCGCCCGACCGACACGGACACCGAGGCGGCCGACTGCCCCGAGGACGAACTCTTCGTCCTCAAACACGTCCTGCGACTGGCCCCCCGCCACGCCGTTCTGGCCCTCACAGACTCCGGCGACGTCGAACGCGGCACGGAGGCAGTACGGGTCGGAGCACAGGACTACCTCTTCCGGGACGAGGTGGACGGCCGCCTGCTGAGCCGCGCGATCCGCTACGCGGTGGAGCGCAAGCGCTCGGACACCGCCGAGCGCCGGCTCACGGAGTCCAAGCTGCGCGCCCAGGAGAACGCCCGCCTGGAGCGCGGCCTGCTGCCGACGCCGCTGCTGGAGGGCTCGTCCCTGCGGTTCGCTGCCCGCTACCGGCCGGGCCGTTCCCGCGCCCTGCTCGGCGGCGACTTCTACGACACCGTCCGCACTCCCGACGGCACCGTGCACGTCATGATCGGTGACGTCTGCGGGCACGGCCCCGACGAGGCGGCACTCGGTGTGGAGCTGCGGATCGCGTGGCGGGCGCTGACGTTCGCGGGGCTGTGCGGCGACGAGTTGCTGTCCACGCTGCAGCGCGTCCTGGAACACGAACGCGAGAGCGACGAGATCTTCGCGACGCTCTGCACGGTCGACATCGCCCCCGACGGCCGCCGCGCGGGCCTCTGCCTCGCCGGCCACCCGGCCCCGCTGATCGTGCGCCACGGCCGCGGCATCCGGCCCACCCAGCCGGCCGACCTACTGCCGCACGACAACGGCGGCCCGGCCCTCGGCCTGCTGCCGAACGCCCGCTGGCCGCGTACACAGATCGAGCTGGGCGCCGCCTGGAGTCTGATGCTCTACACGGACGGCCTGATAGAAGGCCGGATCGGCCAGGGCAAGGAGCGGCTGGGGCAGGACGGCATGGTCGAGATGGTCCGCCGTCAGCTCGCCGAGGGTCTGCGCGGCGAGGATCTGCTGCGCGCGGCGGTGAACGAGGTCCGCGACCTCAACGGCGGCGAACTGACCGATGACGTGGCGGTCCTCCTGCTGGACCGAGAGGGCTGACGGGTCCGCCGAGGCTCCTCCCCGGCTCTTTCCCCTGCCCTTCGCCCTGCCCTGCTCCGGGGTCAGCGACCGCCGTTGTACGGGCCGTACGGACCGTCGCTGCTGGAGCCTCGGCGGCCGCCGCCACCCCCGCCGCCGGAGATCTGCTTGACCGCGGGACGCACATCCACGATGTACACGATGCTCGCGATGACGCCGATGATCGGCAGGAACGACAGGATCGAGAACAGATAGCTCACGACGAGGGCGATCCCGAGGATGATCAGCCAGAACACCTTGGTCTGCTTGTCCGCCGCGCGGAACGCGTCCTCACGCCGGAACGCGGCGTCGAAGAGCCCGAACGCGGCGAGAGCCATCAGGACGATCTTCAGAAGTCCCAGGAACCCCACGAAGCCCGTCATCAGCATGCCGCCCACACCACCCGTTCCGTTCGCTCATCCGACTGCCGACCGGCTGTCCGGTGCCGAGGCCGACTCCTACGCGGCCACCGTACCCGTAGAACGGGCCGGCCACCCCAAAGGTGCCCGGCCCGTCTCCGTACCGCGAAGTACCGCGCGGGTACCTCCGAGATACCGCGCGGGTACCTCTCGCTCTGTCGCCGACTTCTCCGTCGGCTATGTCGCCCACCGGGCGGCGCGTCCTGCCGCCTACTTCGCGGGCGGGGTGGTCTTCTTCGCGGTCGGCGCCTTGCGGACCGGGGCCGGCTTCTTCGGCGCGGCCTTCTTGGCGGCGGGAGCGGGGGCGGGCGCGGCCTGGCCCGGAACCGGCTTGGCGGCCGCCGGCTCGTCCTTGACCTCGACCGGCTTGGAGTTCGGCTCGACGGCGATCGCCAGCTCCTCGATCTCCTCGGCGGCCTCGCCACGCCAGGTCTTCACGGCCTGCTCACCGTGCTCGGCGACCTTCTCGTACGTCTCGCGGGCCTTCACCGCGTACTCGGCGGCGACGCCGACGCTGCGCAGCGCGAGGTCCTGCGCGGTCTCACCGAACTTCTTCAGGTCGGTGTCGAGGGTGCCGATGAACTCGGTGACCTTGGTCTGCAGGTTCTCCTGGGTCTCCTTGACCCGGGCGGTCGCCTTCTCCTGGACGGCCTTCGGGTCCGTCTGGCGTACGGCGTCGATCCGGGCCGGCGCCTCGGCGCGCAGCTGCTCGACGATGCCGGGGACCTTCTTCGCCTGCTGCAGGGCGAGGTCGGCGGTGCCGGCGGCGAAGTAGAACGGCGTCGGGTCGGTGACGGCCTTGCGGATGTCGTCGGTGATGGCCATGGTGATGGTCCTCCGGGTTGCTGTCAGCTGAGGGTTTGTGTGGTTCGGGTCCGCGTACGAGACTTTGGCGCCGAAGCGGGCGAAGTCAGCGAAGTCTTCTGATCATCGAGGTCGTCAACTCGCCGTCCGCCGCGAACCGGCATCGCCGCCGTCGCCGGCCGTACCGGAGCCCGGGCCGGGGGCCGAGGGTGCTTCGGCCTCCGTCACCACGCCGAGGTCCAGGTCGATCTCGAATCCGTTCTCCTTGCGGAAGGACTCGTAGATCTGGAGCAGCACCTGCTTCTGCCGCTCGTTCAGCGTGGGGTCGGCGAGGATGACGGCACGCGTCTCCACCTCGACACGATCCCGCTCGGCGTCGAGAATGCCGGCCCGCACGTACAGCGTCTCGGCGGAGATCCGCAGCGCCTTGGCGACCTGCTGCAACACCTCCGCGCTCGGCTTGCGCAGCCCGCGCTCGATCTGGCTCAGATACGGATTGGACACCCCGGCGGCGTCGGCGAGCTGCCTGAGCGACAGCTGCGCGTTTCGCCGCTGTTCACGCAGGTACTCACCGAGATTGCCGACGTTGAGCGATGCCATGCCTCCACCATGCCCCACCCCCGCTAACTATTGCAAGCACCCGCTTGCAAAAGTGCGCTAGGCCACTCGCGGGCCGGATGCCGGGGCGTGTGCGGGCACGCCCTGAAGCCCGACAGCTACGTCCGCAGGGCCAGGAAGGGCAGCACGACGTCGGCCATTTCGTCGGGTACCTCCTCGGCGAGGTCGTGGCCGGCGTGGAAGACGTGACCGGTGACGTCGTGGGCGAACAGGCGCATCTGGGCCTCGTTGCGGTCGCCGATGAAGGCGGTGCCGCCGAGGGCCAGCACCGGGATGTCCAGCTTTTCCCCCCACCCCCGCTGGCTGGAATGTTCTGGACGTCGCGGTGGCACGGGGAAGCTTGAGGCATGCGTCCGACCGACTGGCATCTCACCGCAGACGTCAACGACTTCCACGCCCGAGCTGGGGACTTCCTTCGCTCGCGCCCCGCTCTGCACACCATGGCGCTGACGGTGACGGAGAAGTACCGAACGGAGGGAGTGGCCTCCCGGCACGGCGCCGCGGGTCCTGTTTTCGGCCGACTGGAGTGCGGGGGCGAGGTCCTCGCGGCCTTCTTCCAGCGCACCCCGAGCGGTTCCCTGAGCGTCACGTCCCTCACTCGCGAACAGGCCGACGCGCTCGCCGCCCGTCTGGCCGAGCTGAAGCACCCGGTCCCCGGTGTGGTCGGGGACCATGACTCGGCCGCCGTGTTCGCCGAGGCGTGGCAGCGGCGGACGGGCGCGGAGCCGGTGCCCAGCACGCGGCTCCATCTCCACCGCCTCGGCACGCTCACCCCACCGGAGTCGTTCCCCGAGGGCAGGGGGCGCGCCGTGGGCGAGGAGGACCGGGAGCAACTCATCCGCTTCTGCCGCGAGTTCTGCGTCG is drawn from Streptomyces bottropensis ATCC 25435 and contains these coding sequences:
- a CDS encoding GNAT family N-acetyltransferase, whose translation is MRPTDWHLTADVNDFHARAGDFLRSRPALHTMALTVTEKYRTEGVASRHGAAGPVFGRLECGGEVLAAFFQRTPSGSLSVTSLTREQADALAARLAELKHPVPGVVGDHDSAAVFAEAWQRRTGAEPVPSTRLHLHRLGTLTPPESFPEGRGRAVGEEDREQLIRFCREFCVDVGEQPSIDLIDAGSWADSRFADRHFTFWETPDGTPVSMAARTTVVGAMSRVDPVYTPANLRGRGYAGAVTVAASRAALAAGAKEVVLFTDPANLTSNALYRRLGYVLLTDFMVYEFPSTASKAG
- a CDS encoding C40 family peptidase, encoding MGAGRRSLTMAAVAVVCAMTVLGAPVNAYASQTKPTEPTPGPAPSPSNTAGGSGTPETYPTPVTNEELEAVRTKLEGLYHDVAVATDAYNAAEEKADKQSEELVDLAHEVDKGHAKLDKLQDLIGAAARAQYRGGGLPPEVQLWLTENPQDFLEGADRLRQGQLATKGLLAEMTRTQEDLEQYAKDASARWKKLETNRKAKEKAKKKIKKQIAAAEELEGQLEDDERERLVQLEEAAAEKSQATWLDSGILDEINGKASPQGKQAVKFATDQIGKWYEWGAEGPDTYDCSGLTSKAWAAAGLTIPRTSQEQWRLLKHIDIQDMRPGDLIIYNADASHVAMYLGNGSIVHAPRPNRKVSIAGAGTMQILGVVRPDA
- a CDS encoding DUF2516 family protein, with translation MLMTGFVGFLGLLKIVLMALAAFGLFDAAFRREDAFRAADKQTKVFWLIILGIALVVSYLFSILSFLPIIGVIASIVYIVDVRPAVKQISGGGGGGGRRGSSSDGPYGPYNGGR
- a CDS encoding class I SAM-dependent methyltransferase — translated: MARPVGTVTRGTTNPNRLRRMDRWIAATHGAELRRATAPLAVDLGYGAAPWTAVELLRRLRETAPRTEVVGVEIDPARVAAAKPYACEGLTFRHGGFEVPVPGRPTLVRAANVLRQYDEEEVRAVWERLCARLAPATPSSSGGLLVEGTCDEIGRRHVWVALGPEGPRTVTFATRLGSLDRPSDLAERLPKALIHRNVPGEPVHAFLRDFDRAWAAAAPYASYGARQRWIRTARTLGADWPVRDGVRRWRQGEVTVAWEALAPRV
- a CDS encoding helix-turn-helix domain-containing protein, whose translation is MASLNVGNLGEYLREQRRNAQLSLRQLADAAGVSNPYLSQIERGLRKPSAEVLQQVAKALRISAETLYVRAGILDAERDRVEVETRAVILADPTLNERQKQVLLQIYESFRKENGFEIDLDLGVVTEAEAPSAPGPGSGTAGDGGDAGSRRTAS
- a CDS encoding SpoIIE family protein phosphatase — translated: MPVPVPRQRAIPAVESGQAHAVSASSGPSGEGAAMNASALAPADNSKTPGPTGDRATGPAGLPGPAAQPGGPTNLTVLLIEDDPAGSLNVPELLDSTGKPIRVRTARNLTEAQRLLTDDVNCILLDLALPAPARPTDTDTEAADCPEDELFVLKHVLRLAPRHAVLALTDSGDVERGTEAVRVGAQDYLFRDEVDGRLLSRAIRYAVERKRSDTAERRLTESKLRAQENARLERGLLPTPLLEGSSLRFAARYRPGRSRALLGGDFYDTVRTPDGTVHVMIGDVCGHGPDEAALGVELRIAWRALTFAGLCGDELLSTLQRVLEHERESDEIFATLCTVDIAPDGRRAGLCLAGHPAPLIVRHGRGIRPTQPADLLPHDNGGPALGLLPNARWPRTQIELGAAWSLMLYTDGLIEGRIGQGKERLGQDGMVEMVRRQLAEGLRGEDLLRAAVNEVRDLNGGELTDDVAVLLLDREG